In one Ananas comosus cultivar F153 linkage group 12, ASM154086v1, whole genome shotgun sequence genomic region, the following are encoded:
- the LOC109718575 gene encoding tropinone reductase homolog At1g07440-like produces MVCSNRGERWTLAGTTALVTEGTKGIGHAIVEELAGFGATVHTCSRNEADLQNCLEKWEKMNLKVTGSVCDVSSRSEREKLMERVQSIFHGKLNILVNNAGIIRMKSTTEHTAEDYSVTMATNFESAFHLSQLAHPLLKASGKGNIVFISSIAGIIGFPSFSIYAATKGAMNQVTKNLACEWAGDNIRVNCVAPGPIRTHIVQSLHRNEELMAREFVRIPLGRIGEPEEVASTVAFLCMPAASYITGQVICVDGGRTINGAS; encoded by the exons atggttTGTAGTaatagaggagagagatggaCTTTAGCTGGAACAACGGCTCTGGTCACAGAAGGCACCAAAGGAATTGG GCATGCCATTGTCGAAGAGTTAGCAGGATTTGGTGCAACAGTACATACATGTTCTAGGAATGAAGCAGACCTCCAGAATTGCTTGGAGAAATGGGAAAAGATGAACTTGAAAGTCACTGGATCAGTGTGCGATGTCTCTTCTAGGAGTGAAAGAGAGAAGTTAATGGAGAGGGTTCAATCCATTTTTCATGGAAAGCTCAACATCCTT GTTAATAATGCAGGAATAATCCGCATGAAGTCAACAACAGAGCACACAGCAGAGGACTACTCTGTTACCATGGCCACAAATTTTGAATCTGCTTTCCATCTGAGCCAATTAGCTCACCCCCTTCTTAAGGCATCAGGGAAGGGCAATATTGTCTTTATATCCTCCATTGCAGGGATCATAGGGTTCCCTTCTTTCTCCATCTATGCAGCAACTAAAG GAGCGATGAATCAAGTCACAAAAAATCTGGCTTGCGAATGGGCAGGCGACAATATACGCGTAAATTGCGTAGCTCCAGGACCAATCAGAACTCATATCGTGCAATCG CTACATAGAAATGAGGAGCTCATGGCCAGAGAATTTGTTCGGATTCCGCTCGGGCGAATCGGCGAGCCGGAGGAGGTGGCTTCGACGGTGGCTTTTCTTTGCATGCCTGCCGCGTCGTACATCACCGGCCAAGTCATCTGCGTCGACGGCGGCCGCACAATCAACGGTGCTTCCTAG